One genomic segment of Terrihabitans soli includes these proteins:
- a CDS encoding DUF3828 domain-containing protein: protein MIRILVAAFLALITVPAVAQEQSAEQFLHAIYDQYKGTEGPPLDDAAMANYFTPDVYKLIKADSDAAAKKNEVPLLAGDPFIDAQDWKIDQLKIAVEEPKPGAATGIVTFQNFGELFEIKLDLLRTPKGWRIAEIYAPSGSLKELYKK, encoded by the coding sequence ATGATCCGCATTCTTGTTGCTGCTTTCCTTGCGCTTATCACCGTGCCTGCAGTCGCGCAGGAGCAGAGCGCCGAACAGTTCCTGCACGCGATCTACGATCAGTATAAGGGCACCGAAGGGCCGCCGCTCGACGATGCGGCCATGGCCAATTATTTCACGCCGGATGTCTACAAACTGATCAAGGCGGATTCGGACGCCGCGGCGAAAAAGAACGAAGTGCCGCTTCTGGCCGGCGATCCCTTCATCGATGCGCAGGACTGGAAGATCGATCAGTTGAAGATCGCGGTCGAAGAGCCGAAGCCGGGCGCGGCGACGGGCATCGTCACCTTCCAGAATTTCGGCGAACTGTTCGAGATCAAGCTCGATCTATTGAGGACGCCGAAGGGCTGGCGCATCGCTGAAATCTATGCACCGAGCGGTTCGCTGAAAGAGCTGTACAAGAAGTAG
- a CDS encoding Hpt domain-containing protein produces the protein MLVAQRIESSAFDRPLDLVHLSRQTLGDRHLEREVLSIFRSQARKVLFQLEALTDPSNRLEIAHALNGSAKGVGAWRVATAAEALENAARTGAPVGEPLAVLAECISEVVGEIEDLLTEA, from the coding sequence ATGTTGGTTGCTCAACGTATTGAGTCCTCGGCCTTCGACCGGCCGCTCGATCTCGTCCATCTGTCCCGTCAAACTCTCGGCGATCGTCACCTCGAACGTGAAGTTTTGTCGATCTTCCGCTCCCAGGCCCGCAAGGTCCTGTTTCAGCTGGAAGCGCTGACTGATCCCTCCAATCGTCTCGAAATCGCCCATGCCCTCAACGGCTCGGCCAAAGGCGTCGGCGCCTGGCGTGTCGCCACCGCGGCCGAAGCCCTCGAAAACGCAGCCCGCACCGGCGCGCCGGTCGGCGAGCCGCTTGCCGTCCTCGCCGAATGCATTTCGGAAGTCGTCGGCGAGATCGAAGATCTCCTGACCGAGGCCTGA
- the ribB gene encoding 3,4-dihydroxy-2-butanone-4-phosphate synthase: MTQDPLARVRQAIDAFAQGAILVVTDDDDRENEGDLIFAASLATPDKLAFTIRHTSGIVCTPLTSEEARRLHLTPMVSNNDAPMQTAFTVSVDVKHGTTTGISAEERTATVRALANHNMGAGDFVRPGHVFPLIAKDGGVLMRSGHTEAAVDLCKLANLPPVGVIAELVNDDGTVMRGPQVMAFAANHKLPQISVAELIAYRQSREKLVTRVSEFPVPTEIGTLKGYAYVTPFDEVHHIALVHGNIGDGRGLLARLHRADAITDVFGGGKTIRASLQAMHKAGRGVIVYLRDGTAGVPVNPPGEDSSEAKRVAQWREVGLGAQILKDLGVSSIRLIASKERRYIGLTGFGIEIDGTEIVEG; encoded by the coding sequence ATGACCCAGGATCCCCTCGCCCGCGTCCGGCAGGCCATCGACGCATTCGCCCAAGGCGCCATCCTCGTCGTCACCGACGATGACGACCGCGAGAATGAAGGCGATCTGATTTTTGCGGCTTCGCTCGCAACGCCTGACAAGCTGGCCTTCACCATCCGCCACACCTCCGGCATCGTCTGTACGCCGCTGACCTCCGAAGAAGCGCGGCGCCTTCACCTGACGCCTATGGTGTCGAACAATGACGCGCCGATGCAGACCGCCTTCACCGTCTCGGTCGACGTCAAGCACGGCACGACGACCGGCATTTCGGCCGAAGAGCGCACCGCGACCGTGCGCGCGCTCGCCAATCACAATATGGGCGCCGGCGATTTCGTCCGCCCCGGCCACGTCTTTCCGCTGATCGCCAAGGATGGCGGCGTTCTCATGCGCTCGGGCCACACCGAGGCCGCCGTCGATCTCTGCAAACTCGCCAATCTTCCGCCGGTCGGCGTCATTGCCGAACTCGTCAATGATGACGGCACGGTGATGCGCGGGCCGCAGGTCATGGCCTTTGCCGCCAACCATAAGCTTCCGCAAATCTCCGTCGCCGAGCTCATCGCCTATCGCCAGTCGCGCGAAAAGCTCGTGACGCGCGTCTCGGAATTCCCGGTGCCGACCGAGATCGGCACGCTGAAGGGCTATGCCTATGTGACGCCCTTCGACGAGGTGCATCACATTGCGCTCGTGCACGGGAATATCGGCGACGGGCGCGGGCTGCTGGCGCGCCTGCACCGCGCGGACGCCATCACCGACGTGTTCGGCGGCGGCAAGACGATCCGCGCTTCGCTTCAGGCGATGCATAAAGCAGGACGCGGCGTCATTGTTTATCTCCGCGACGGCACCGCGGGCGTTCCGGTCAATCCGCCGGGCGAGGATTCATCGGAAGCCAAGCGCGTCGCGCAATGGCGCGAAGTCGGCCTCGGCGCGCAGATCCTGAAGGATCTCGGCGTGTCCTCGATCCGCCTCATCGCCTCGAAAGAGCGCCGCTATATCGGCCTCACCGGCTTCGGCATCGAGATCGACGGCACGGAGATCGTGGAGGGCTGA
- a CDS encoding YcjX family protein, whose amino-acid sequence MKLSDLTHEAKISAANVFDLAAHALHPSVRLGVTGLSRAGKTVFITALVNTLTNGGRLPLFRAYADGRLIGAHLAPQPDDAVPRFSIEEHLKALLDERRWPDSTRRISELRLVLEFASETFFGKRRGSTFLTLDIVDYPGEWLLDLGLMGKTYAQWSAATLAQSRTGARKRLASDWHKQLAGLDPNEPESEAKAKASADIFTAYLRAARQARDTLSALPPGRFLMPGDLEGSPMLTFAPLDIAADSEPRPGTLQAMMARRYDAYVREIVRPFFRDHFARLDRQIVLVDVLAALDAGPDAVADLETALTDVLEAFRHGTNSWITSLFRPKVDRILFAATKADHLHHSSHDRLEAILGRLVQRARERAQFAGARVDVLAISAVRATREALARRGKSELPVIAGTPEAGEQSGDKVFTGEEEIGVFPGDLPADPEKALLPGGYKGRADGGEGDVGILKFRPPRLETGPWEKPVLPHIRMDRVIEFLIGDKLV is encoded by the coding sequence ATGAAGCTGTCCGACCTTACGCACGAAGCGAAGATTTCCGCGGCAAACGTTTTCGATCTTGCGGCGCATGCGCTGCATCCGAGCGTGCGCCTCGGCGTGACCGGCCTGTCGCGCGCCGGCAAGACGGTGTTCATCACCGCACTTGTCAATACGCTGACGAATGGCGGGCGCCTGCCGCTGTTTCGTGCCTATGCCGATGGGCGCCTGATCGGCGCACATCTTGCGCCGCAGCCCGACGATGCGGTGCCGCGCTTTTCCATCGAGGAGCATCTGAAGGCTTTGCTCGACGAGCGTCGCTGGCCGGACTCGACGCGGCGGATTTCCGAACTCCGGCTTGTGCTCGAATTCGCCTCCGAGACGTTTTTCGGCAAGCGCCGCGGCTCGACATTCCTGACGCTCGATATCGTCGACTATCCCGGCGAATGGCTTCTCGATCTCGGTCTGATGGGCAAGACGTATGCACAATGGTCGGCGGCAACGCTTGCGCAGAGCCGTACCGGCGCGCGCAAAAGGCTTGCCTCCGACTGGCACAAGCAGCTTGCCGGGCTTGATCCGAACGAGCCGGAAAGTGAAGCAAAGGCAAAGGCTTCGGCCGATATTTTTACCGCCTATCTCAGAGCGGCGCGGCAGGCGCGCGATACGCTGTCGGCGCTGCCGCCGGGGCGTTTTCTCATGCCGGGCGATCTCGAAGGCTCGCCCATGCTGACCTTTGCGCCGCTTGATATTGCGGCCGATAGCGAGCCGCGTCCCGGCACGCTGCAGGCGATGATGGCGCGCCGCTACGACGCCTATGTGCGCGAGATCGTGCGCCCGTTCTTCCGCGATCATTTTGCCCGGCTCGACCGCCAGATCGTTCTGGTCGATGTGCTGGCGGCGCTCGATGCGGGGCCCGATGCCGTCGCCGATCTTGAGACGGCTTTGACCGATGTGCTCGAAGCCTTCCGCCACGGCACGAATAGTTGGATCACTTCGCTGTTCCGGCCGAAGGTCGACCGTATTCTCTTCGCGGCGACGAAAGCCGATCATCTCCACCATTCGAGCCACGATAGGCTGGAAGCCATTCTCGGACGTCTGGTGCAACGGGCGCGCGAGCGGGCGCAATTTGCCGGTGCGCGCGTCGATGTGCTCGCCATCTCCGCCGTGCGCGCAACGCGCGAGGCGTTGGCACGCCGCGGCAAGAGTGAGCTTCCCGTCATCGCCGGCACGCCTGAGGCGGGCGAGCAATCCGGAGACAAAGTATTTACGGGCGAGGAGGAGATCGGCGTATTTCCCGGCGATCTGCCGGCCGATCCGGAAAAGGCGCTCTTGCCCGGCGGCTATAAAGGCCGCGCCGATGGCGGCGAGGGGGATGTGGGCATTCTCAAATTCCGGCCGCCCAGGCTCGAAACCGGACCTTGGGAAAAGCCCGTTCTTCCCCATATCCGTATGGACCGGGTGATTGAATTTCTGATCGGCGACAAACTGGTTTGA
- a CDS encoding GIY-YIG nuclease family protein, with protein MPYPGAQVGRYWVYILASKRLGTLYVGATNNLARRVYEHREGLVPGFTKAYDVKLLVYAEEFASIADAREAEARIKKWRRAWKIELIERSNANWDDLYPSLI; from the coding sequence ATGCCCTATCCGGGGGCGCAGGTGGGGCGATACTGGGTCTACATACTGGCCAGCAAACGTTTGGGAACCCTCTATGTCGGGGCGACCAACAATCTCGCTCGACGGGTTTACGAGCATCGAGAGGGCCTCGTTCCCGGATTTACAAAAGCTTATGACGTCAAACTACTGGTCTATGCCGAAGAGTTTGCGTCCATCGCCGATGCCCGAGAGGCCGAGGCCCGTATCAAGAAATGGCGGCGTGCCTGGAAGATCGAATTGATCGAGCGCAGCAACGCAAATTGGGACGATCTATATCCAAGTCTGATTTGA
- a CDS encoding 2Fe-2S iron-sulfur cluster-binding protein, with protein sequence MPKITFIDSGGESRTVDAVNGSTVMEAALQNAIPEVEAECGGACSCATCHVYVDEAWFEKTGGPSPMEEDMLDFAFEVRPTSRLSCQIKVSDALDGLVVNTPARQG encoded by the coding sequence ATGCCCAAAATCACTTTCATCGATTCCGGCGGCGAATCCCGCACGGTCGACGCGGTCAATGGTTCCACCGTGATGGAAGCTGCCTTGCAGAACGCCATCCCGGAAGTCGAGGCGGAATGCGGCGGGGCCTGCTCCTGCGCCACCTGCCATGTCTATGTCGACGAAGCCTGGTTCGAAAAAACGGGCGGCCCCTCCCCGATGGAAGAGGATATGCTGGATTTCGCCTTCGAAGTCCGGCCGACCAGCCGTTTGTCCTGCCAGATCAAGGTCTCGGACGCCCTTGACGGCCTGGTGGTCAACACCCCGGCCCGCCAGGGCTAG
- a CDS encoding NAD(P)/FAD-dependent oxidoreductase: MTEIIKTDAVIIGAGPCGLFAVFELGLLDIKAHVIDILDKVGGQCAELYPEKPIYDIPGLPVVTGQGLTENLMEQIKPFGAEFHLSEMVEACEKLSDGSFKLTTNHGTVFETKVVIIAAGGGSFQPKKPPISNVDQYEGQSVFYSVRKMDAFKGRDVLIAGGGDSALDWLLNLQPLANKITLLHRRDDFRAAPDSVNKMRELVAEGKVDLVIGQVTELKGPDGKLAAAAVKLADGTVTEITCDALLPFFGLTMKLGPLAEWGIHLNENLIPVDTEKFETSVPGIYAIGDINTYPGKLKLILSGFHEAALMSQAAARTINPDRRIVFQYTTSSTNLQKKLGVA; encoded by the coding sequence ATGACTGAGATCATCAAGACCGATGCCGTGATCATCGGTGCCGGCCCCTGCGGCCTGTTCGCCGTGTTCGAACTCGGCCTGCTCGACATCAAGGCCCATGTCATCGACATCCTGGACAAAGTCGGCGGCCAGTGCGCCGAGCTCTATCCGGAAAAGCCGATCTACGACATTCCGGGCCTGCCGGTTGTCACCGGCCAGGGCCTCACCGAAAATCTGATGGAGCAGATCAAGCCGTTCGGCGCTGAATTCCATCTGTCCGAAATGGTCGAGGCTTGCGAGAAGCTTTCCGACGGTTCGTTCAAGCTGACGACCAATCACGGCACGGTTTTCGAAACCAAGGTCGTCATCATCGCGGCCGGCGGCGGCTCGTTTCAGCCTAAAAAGCCGCCGATTTCGAACGTCGATCAGTATGAAGGCCAGTCGGTCTTTTATTCCGTGCGCAAGATGGACGCCTTCAAGGGCCGCGATGTTCTGATCGCCGGCGGCGGCGACAGCGCGCTCGATTGGCTGCTCAACCTGCAGCCGCTCGCCAACAAGATCACGCTGCTGCATCGCAGAGACGATTTCCGCGCCGCGCCCGACAGCGTCAACAAGATGCGCGAGCTCGTTGCCGAAGGAAAAGTCGATCTCGTCATCGGCCAGGTGACGGAGCTGAAGGGTCCGGACGGCAAACTCGCCGCCGCCGCCGTGAAGCTTGCCGACGGCACGGTGACCGAAATCACCTGCGATGCGCTGCTGCCCTTCTTCGGCCTGACGATGAAGCTCGGCCCGCTCGCGGAATGGGGAATCCACCTGAACGAGAATCTCATTCCCGTGGACACGGAGAAGTTTGAGACCTCGGTTCCGGGCATTTACGCCATCGGCGACATCAATACCTATCCGGGCAAGCTCAAGCTCATCCTCTCGGGCTTCCACGAGGCGGCGCTGATGTCCCAGGCGGCAGCGCGGACGATCAATCCGGACCGCCGGATTGTCTTCCAGTACACAACCTCGTCGACAAACCTGCAGAAGAAGCTCGGCGTCGCCTAA
- a CDS encoding SixA phosphatase family protein: protein MRRLVLFRHAKAEPHGAQDHDHDRVLTAEGREAARGMGAWLEAEGIVPDLVVCSTSARTRQTWQEAKKAFDPVPEAIFEDMIYDASPDMLLEIVRSADGDVQTLMIVGHNPGMESLTGMLAESAEPEVAERFERKFPTAAIAVLDFEDTPWAAIEEKQAWLFAFETPKHLGLKDE from the coding sequence ATGCGCCGCCTCGTCCTTTTCCGCCACGCCAAGGCAGAACCCCATGGCGCCCAAGACCATGATCACGACCGGGTTTTGACCGCCGAAGGGCGGGAGGCTGCCCGCGGCATGGGCGCCTGGCTGGAGGCGGAGGGGATCGTCCCCGATCTCGTTGTCTGCTCGACCTCGGCCCGCACCCGCCAGACCTGGCAGGAGGCCAAAAAGGCCTTCGACCCGGTGCCGGAGGCCATTTTCGAGGACATGATCTACGACGCCTCGCCGGACATGCTGCTGGAGATCGTCCGCAGCGCCGATGGGGACGTCCAGACCCTCATGATTGTCGGCCACAATCCCGGCATGGAGAGCCTGACCGGCATGCTGGCCGAAAGCGCCGAGCCCGAGGTCGCCGAGCGCTTCGAGCGGAAATTCCCGACGGCGGCCATCGCCGTCCTCGATTTCGAGGATACGCCCTGGGCGGCGATCGAGGAGAAGCAGGCCTGGCTGTTCGCCTTCGAAACGCCCAAACATCTTGGCCTGAAGGACGAATGA
- a CDS encoding YcjF family protein yields the protein MPKRSKLAALFWSSLGGLISLGFGLGVTNVVEDLFARNVWLGWFGAGLAALFVLTLLVILIRELSALRRLSKIDGLRARAEDALVQDDRHLARSVVSDLEALYASNARTARGRANLARERQSIIDGSDLIQLAERELMTGLDLEARRLVANASKRVSVVTAIAPRAIIDIAMVAATSIALIRKIADLYGGRPGTLGFFRLLRHVLTHLAVTGGMAAGEGFIDQIVGHGVAAKLSARLGEGIINGILTARIGLATIAVCRPLPFAARPAPTLREVAGGLFDKNKD from the coding sequence GTGCCGAAGCGCTCCAAACTCGCCGCGCTGTTCTGGTCATCGCTCGGCGGTCTGATTTCGCTCGGTTTCGGCCTCGGCGTCACGAATGTCGTCGAGGATCTGTTCGCGCGTAATGTCTGGCTCGGCTGGTTCGGCGCGGGCCTTGCCGCGCTCTTTGTTCTGACCCTGCTCGTCATTCTCATCCGCGAGCTCTCCGCGCTGCGGCGGCTGTCGAAGATCGACGGCCTGCGCGCCCGTGCCGAAGACGCGCTGGTGCAGGACGACCGCCATCTCGCGCGCAGCGTCGTCTCCGATCTTGAAGCGCTCTATGCGTCGAACGCGCGGACGGCGCGCGGCCGCGCCAATCTTGCGCGCGAGCGCCAGTCGATCATCGACGGCTCCGATCTCATCCAGCTTGCCGAGCGCGAATTGATGACCGGGCTCGATCTCGAAGCGCGCCGTCTCGTCGCGAATGCGTCGAAGCGCGTCTCCGTCGTCACCGCGATTGCGCCGCGCGCCATCATCGACATCGCCATGGTCGCCGCGACCTCGATCGCTTTGATCCGCAAGATCGCCGATCTTTACGGCGGCCGTCCCGGCACGCTCGGTTTCTTCCGTCTGCTGCGCCATGTGCTGACCCATCTTGCCGTCACCGGCGGCATGGCGGCGGGCGAGGGCTTTATCGATCAGATTGTCGGCCATGGCGTTGCCGCAAAACTTTCGGCGCGGCTCGGCGAGGGCATCATCAATGGCATACTGACGGCGCGGATCGGGCTTGCCACCATCGCCGTCTGCCGGCCGCTGCCCTTCGCAGCTCGCCCGGCGCCTACCTTGCGCGAAGTCGCGGGCGGCCTGTTCGACAAAAACAAGGACTGA